One segment of Sphingomonas sp. FARSPH DNA contains the following:
- a CDS encoding sugar transferase, producing the protein MLNNVDPIDRRFSLSRPLMTSSDTSPSKTPWRPRSALLQFRAVAYLLCSDMVAIFVGFLLAALARHSVFGDTNWLVFALVLMPLYVLIASNSDAYDAENLQDPFRAIRRSLQSLALAVGSVILIIFYLKSGTAFPRLTIGIGSGLATVFLGITRYGFIRHLSWIVGGNPFSSILLCDRGAPIPSGDFSMIMAAESYFDPDRHDPHMYDRLATLVASVDRVVVTCAPEHRLAWAKALRGANVQSEIIVPELAQLGPLGLGPYRDVPSIIVAAGPLNLTDRIVKRLFDIAVASAALLCLLPLLVLTAITVRMNSPGPILFKQVRIGRGNQMFQMLKFRSMYVQQLDGAGHRSASRDDDRITKVGRIIRKTSIDELPQLINVLKGDMSIVGPRPHALGSRAADKLFWEVDQRYWDRHAAKPGLTGLAQVRGFRGATLVEADLRNRLQADLEYLENWSIWRDLKIIFLTVRVILHRNAF; encoded by the coding sequence ATGTTGAATAACGTTGATCCGATCGACCGGCGTTTTTCTTTATCTAGGCCATTGATGACGTCATCTGATACCTCTCCGTCGAAGACACCTTGGCGCCCACGCAGCGCCTTGCTGCAGTTCCGGGCGGTGGCTTATCTGCTGTGCAGCGACATGGTAGCAATCTTTGTTGGCTTCCTGCTTGCGGCCTTGGCGCGCCATTCCGTTTTTGGCGATACGAACTGGCTGGTCTTCGCTCTCGTTCTGATGCCGCTTTATGTACTTATCGCCTCGAATTCAGACGCTTATGATGCGGAGAATTTGCAGGATCCATTTCGGGCAATAAGACGCAGCTTACAATCGTTGGCGCTGGCAGTCGGCAGCGTCATTCTCATCATCTTCTATTTAAAATCTGGCACGGCCTTCCCTCGTCTGACGATCGGTATCGGCTCGGGGCTGGCAACCGTGTTTCTCGGGATCACCCGCTACGGCTTTATCCGCCATCTCAGCTGGATCGTCGGTGGCAATCCATTCAGTTCGATCCTCTTGTGCGATCGCGGTGCTCCTATACCGTCGGGCGATTTCTCCATGATCATGGCGGCTGAGTCCTATTTCGATCCCGACCGGCACGACCCACACATGTACGACCGTCTCGCCACGCTGGTGGCGAGCGTAGACCGAGTCGTGGTGACTTGCGCACCAGAACACCGGCTGGCTTGGGCGAAGGCGCTACGTGGCGCCAATGTCCAAAGTGAGATCATCGTACCAGAACTTGCCCAACTGGGCCCTCTTGGCTTGGGTCCTTATCGAGACGTCCCGTCAATCATTGTCGCGGCGGGGCCGCTCAATCTGACCGACCGGATTGTCAAGCGCTTGTTCGACATCGCGGTGGCGTCGGCCGCCCTGTTGTGCCTGCTGCCGCTGCTGGTCCTCACTGCGATAACAGTGCGCATGAACAGCCCTGGACCAATCCTGTTCAAGCAGGTGCGTATCGGCCGCGGCAATCAGATGTTCCAGATGCTCAAGTTCCGCTCGATGTACGTTCAGCAGTTAGACGGCGCCGGCCATCGTTCCGCCTCTCGCGACGACGACCGAATCACCAAGGTCGGGCGGATCATTCGCAAGACCAGCATCGACGAGCTACCGCAGCTGATCAACGTGCTGAAAGGGGACATGAGCATCGTCGGACCGCGTCCGCATGCTCTGGGTTCTCGCGCGGCAGACAAGCTCTTTTGGGAAGTCGATCAGCGTTATTGGGATCGTCATGCTGCCAAGCCAGGTCTCACCGGTCTTGCCCAGGTTCGCGGCTTTCGCGGGGCTACGTTGGTAGAGGCCGATCTCAGAAACCGTCTTCAGGCCGATCTTGAGTATCTCGAGAATTGGTCGATCTGGCGCGATCTTAAGATTATCTTTCTGACAGTACGTGTGATCCTGCATCGCAACGCATTCTAG